A region from the Silene latifolia isolate original U9 population chromosome 7, ASM4854445v1, whole genome shotgun sequence genome encodes:
- the LOC141591641 gene encoding vesicle-associated membrane protein 714: MAILYALVARGTIILSEFCAVTGNIAAVARRILEKLPNDGDGDSRLCFSQDRYIFHILKADGLVFLCMANDTFGRRIPFSYLEDIHMRFMKNYGRIAQHAPAYAMNDEFSRVLHQQMEFFSSSPSADTLNRVQGEVNEIRTIMVDNIEKILERGDRIELLVDKTSTMQDSAFHFRKQSKRLRRALWMKNAKLLMWLTCLIVVLLYIIIAAACGGITLPNCRS, encoded by the exons ATGGCGATTCTATACGCCTTAGTAGCTCGAGGAACTATTATTCTCTCCGAATTCTGCGCCGTAACCGGCAACATCGCCGCCGTAGCGCGTCGAATTCTCGAGAAGCTTCCTAACGACGGCGATGGCGATTCACGGCTTTGTTTCTCGCAAGATCGATATATTTTCCATATTCTTAAAGCTGATggtcttgttttcctttgtatgGCGAATGACACCTTTGGCC GACGGATACCATTCTCATACTTGGAGGATATTCATATGCGGTTTATGAAAAACTATGGCAGGATAGCTCAGCATGCGCCTGCCTATGCTATGAATGATGAGTTCTCTAGAGTTTTACATCAGCAAATGGAGTTCTTTTCCAGCAGTCCGTCCGCAGACACTCTCAATCGGGTCCAAGGAGAAGTTAATGAG ATTCGAACAATCATGGTAGATAACATTGAGAAGATATTGGAGAGAGGTGACCGTATTGAGCTTCTTGTAGATAAAACTTCAACAATGCAAGATAGTGCTTTCCATTTCAGGAAACAGTCAAAACGCCTTCGCCGTGCTCTCTGGATGAAGAATGctaaattatt GATGTGGCTGACCTGCTTGATTGTGGTGCTATTGTACATTATAATTGCCGCTGCCTGTGGTGGTATCACTCTACCAAATTGCAGATCTTAA